One window of the Trifolium pratense cultivar HEN17-A07 linkage group LG2, ARS_RC_1.1, whole genome shotgun sequence genome contains the following:
- the LOC123904052 gene encoding uncharacterized protein LOC123904052, with product MDENPNGVSHSKTTTHKARSKGKEPTNKRFATIDDGETDLIECSGKYCKSCTTGLIADCVALCCCPCVVLHCFALAFIKAPWIMGRKCLGLGNKNKNKNKSGCCHKRKCIKGHKDVDVVLEGNKEVDLKMMWPTSPMDSVNVGFEAEKVWHELYQIGHLDFGRVSFSGE from the coding sequence ATGGATGAAAACCCAAATGGAGTTTCACATAGCAAAACTACAACTCATAAGGCTCGTAGCAAAGGCAAGGAACCCACCAACAAGAGGTTTGCCACCATAGACGACGGCGAAACGGATTTAATAGAATGTTCTGGAAAGTATTGCAAATCATGCACAACAGGATTAATAGCTGATTGTGTTGCATTATGTTGTTGTCCTTGTGTTGTGTTACATTGTTTTGCATTGGCATTTATAAAGGCACCATGGATTATGGGAAGGAAGTGTTTGGGATTAGGgaataaaaacaagaataaaaacaaaagtgGTTGTTGTCATAAGAGGAAATGTATAAAGGGACATAAAGATGTTGATGTTGTGTTGGAAGGAAATAAAGAAGTGGATTTGAAGATGATGTGGCCAACATCACCAATGGATAGTGTTAATGTTGGATTTGAAGCTGAAAAAGTTTGGCATGAGTTGTACCAAATTGGTCATTTAGATTTTGGAAGGGTTTCATTCTCAGgtgaataa
- the LOC123906602 gene encoding PWWP domain-containing protein 3-like, with product MGMFETESKEPFGVSSSLAENVRVEGSEQEKNENGVVVEVVKSSVLETEVVSVLKENDSQVVVDSEVNNGSVVCEKVDCEGKVVEGAVLSDDGEERKDENVKENEGGKDENVDGKIDTVKIPIVEISENVVDAEVNGVESEEGKNDEGLTEVPILQIGENIDVEVIGEESEEGKNDEVVNEVPVVETSESVDIDVDDLIDESSEFLVGDFVWGKIKSHPWWPGRVYDPSDASDYALKLKQKNRLLVVYFGDGTFAWCHPSQLKPFKDNFDDMARQSSKGFTNAVQEAVNEVGRVLAMKMSRPFVAAGQTESDFAPVLAENVGIKEGVFVPESGIERLSAVTIEPAELLSQLKQTAEIIDVASILGLEILKAQLSAFYFSRGGYKLPCYEDPKRVLGLEDKDDVENAVEAPFQGPFDEDYSNLTLSPKSGEPRHSPGLLGSRLNPQRKQKSIADIMGEDKDDASDEVLDTIRSRSKKKRKDSDDAAASKPVRKRKELVIDTDGKFVRAGKESREGEENSDKGKSLHSNKKKEASVNENISSEGSEKENDEEKPKEQNENGFSPRERKKSKYLSPPFTTSIGELVKGRIKPEARNADKLSPRVSKRNSEASQELELADSLNHQTQDDEKKTIDPEKVKVPSGEILSKIRDAAVSPQISREGTSSDRLVDFISVMRSSLYREGLLHKEYKKTRPGTGRKRKKPESGLDQSDTISPNEGGRRKKKTESELDQSNQVSPNEESEPAKKRKETDSSMSKGKKRARETETSRKKGTNEKSSPAVLVVSFWPGSSTLPSKADLITIYSKFGALNEEETNMFLTNYTARVSFLRSRDAEKALKNSQKKNPFEPSEVTFQLEYAETGTKSGGEHKERSKKSKPSQGKNKEKTPTPTAQGSETSNLNFIKDKLQGLLSTIESSDDNSLDLKTKVESEVKGLLEDVNNMVVSTSS from the coding sequence ATGGGTATGTTTGAAACTGAATCCAAGGAACCATTTGGGGTTTCTTCTAGTTTAGCAGAAAATGTTAGGGTTGAAGGTTCAGAGCAAGAGAAGAATGAGAATGGTGTTGTAGTTGAAGTTGTTAAGAGTAGTGTTTTGGAGACAGAGGTTGTTTCGGTTTTGAAGGAAAATGATTCTCAGGTTGTGGTTGATTCTGAGGTGAATAATGGAAGCGTTGTTTGCGAGAAGGTGGATTGTGAGGGGAAAGTAGTAGAAGGTGCTGTTTTGAGTGATGATGGTGAAGAGAGAAAAGATGAGAATGTGAAGGAAAATGAGGGGGGGAAAGATGAAAATGTGGATGGAAAAATTGATACCGTCAAGATTCCAATTGTCGAGATAAGTGAGAATGTTGTTGATGCTGAAGTGAATGGGGTGGAGAGCGAGGAAGGGAAAAACGACGAAGGTTTGACTGAAGTTCCAATACTGCAGATAGGTGAGAACATCGACGTTGAAGTGATTGGGGAGGAGAGTGAGGAAGGAAAAAACGACGAAGTTGTGAATGAGGTTCCAGTAGTGGAGACAAGCGAGAGCGTTGACATTGATGTTGACGATTTGATTGATGAAAGTTCGGAATTTTTGGTTGGAGATTTTGTTTGGGGGAAAATAAAGAGTCATCCTTGGTGGCCAGGAAGAGTTTACGATCCGTCTGATGCTTCGGATTATGCTTTGAAGCTGAAACAAAAGAATCGGCTTCTAGTGGTGTACTTTGGCGATGGAACATTTGCTTGGTGCCATCCGTCACAGTTGAAGCCTTTTAAGGACAATTTTGATGATATGGCGAGACAGAGCTCTAAAGGTTTTACAAATGCTGTTCAAGAAGCTGTAAATGAGGTTGGAAGGGTTCTGGCTATGAAGATGAGTCGTCCTTTTGTTGCGGCGGGGCAAACTGAGTCTGATTTCGCTCCGGTGTTGGCGGAAAATGTGGGAATCAAGGAAGGGGTTTTTGTACCTGAAAGTGGCATAGAGAGACTTTCGGCTGTTACAATTGAACCAGCTGAGTTACTTTCTCAACTGAAACAAACTGCTGAAATTATTGATGTCGCTAGTATTCTTGGGCTGGAAATATTAAAGGCTCAGCTTTCGGCGTTTTATTTCTCGAGAGGAGGATATAAGCTACCTTGTTATGAGGATCCCAAACGGGTTCTCGGACTTGAAGATAAAGATGATGTAGAAAATGCAGTTGAAGCACCGTTCCAAGGGCCGTTTGACGAGGACTATTCGAATCTGACATTGAGTCCAAAATCGGGCGAACCCCGTCATTCTCCAGGGCTTTTAGGAAGTAGACTGAACCCTCAAAGAAAGCAGAAAAGCATTGCTGACATTATGGGGGAGGATAAAGATGATGCAAGTGATGAAGTTCTTGACACAATTAGGTCAAGAagtaaaaagaagagaaaagatAGTGACGATGCAGCGGCATCTAAACCAGTTCGGAAGAGAAAAGAGTTGGTTATAGATACTGATGGAAAGTTTGTAAGAGCTGGAAAAGAAAGCCGCGAGGGGGAGGAAAACAGTGACAAGGGCAAATCGCTGCattcaaacaagaaaaaagaagcTTCTGTCAATGAGAACATCAGTAGCGAGGGGAGCGAAAAGGAAAATGATGAAGAGAAGCCGAAAGAACAAAATGAGAACGGTTTTTCGccaagagaaagaaagaaaagcaaGTACTTGTCGCCACCTTTCACTACTTCAATTGGGGAGCTTGTGAAGGGAAGAATAAAACCAGAAGCCAGGAATGCCGACAAGCTTTCTCCTCGAGTTTCAAAGCGTAACAGCGAGGCATCTCAAGAGTTGGAACTTGCTGATAGCTTGAATCACCAAACACAAGATGATGAGAAAAAGACTATTGATCCAGAGAAAGTAAAGGTTCCTTCGGGTGAAATTCTGTCCAAAATCCGTGATGCAGCTGTCAGTCCACAAATTTCTAGGGAGGGCACTTCTTCTGATAGATTGGTAGATTTCATTTCTGTCATGAGAAGTTCATTATATCGTGAAGGATTGCTACACAAAGAATACAAGAAAACTCGACCTGGAACTGGAAGGAAGAGAAAGAAGCCGGAATCTGGACTTGATCAATCCGATACCATATCACCTAATGAAGGTGGAAGGAGGAAAAAGAAGACAGAATCTGAACTTGATCAATCTAATCAAGTATCACCTAATGAAGAGTCTGAACCTGCcaagaaaagaaaggaaacaGATTCAAGCATGTCAAAAGGGAAGAAGAGAGCTCGTGAAACCGAGACTAGCCGTAAGAAGGGGACCAATGAAAAATCTTCACCGGCTGTGCTTGTTGTGTCGTTTTGGCCAGGATCATCCACCCTACCTTCAAAAGCTGATCTGATCACAATATATAGTAAGTTTGGAGCTCTGAATGAAGAAGAAACCAATATGTTCCTTACTAATTACACTGCTAGAGTTTCCTTCCTGAGAAGTCGTGATGCTGAAAAGGCGTTGAAGAATTCGCAAAAGAAAAACCCGTTTGAGCCTTCTGAAGTAACTTTTCAGCTCGAGTATGCAGAAACTGGAACCAAGTCTGGAGGAGAACACAAGGAAAGATCAAAGAAGTCCAAACCCTCACAAGGCAAGAATAAAGAAAAGACTCCAACACCAACTGCACAGGGTAGCGAGACATCTAATTTGAACTTCATAAAAGATAAACTTCAAGGTCTGCTCTCTACGATAGAATCATCCGACGACAACTCACTTGATTTGAAGACAAAGGTAGAGAGCGAGGTGAAAGGTCTTTTGGAGGACGTGAACAACATGGTTGTATCTACTTCGTCCTGA